DNA from Gephyromycinifex aptenodytis:
GTCGACGCCGTTGGCAGAGTGGGACAACCACCATCTGGCGGCGTTCCCGCGTGGTATCTCGCGGCACGTCGTGCGGTTCGTGAAGTTCCAGGGCAAGGTGCTCGCGGTAAAGGAGATTCGCGAGGATCTGGCCCAGCGCGAATATCAGATGCTGCGCAACTTGCGCCGCTTGGAGATGCCCAGCGTCAAGCCGTACGGCGTCATCAGCGGTCGAAGCACCCCCGATGGCGAACCGCTGGACGCCTGCCTGCTCACCCGTCACCTGCAGTTCTCGTTGCCCTACCGCGCGGTCTTCAGCCAGCGGTTGCGTCCCGACACCGCCACCCGCCTGCTCGACGCACTCGCGGTGCTGCTGGTCCGGCTGCACCTGGCCGGGTTCTGGTGGGGCGACGTATCGCTGTCGAACACGCTGTTCCGTCGGGATGCCGGAGCGTTCGCGGCCTACCTGGTGGACGCCGAGACGGGACAGCTCAACCCTGGGCTGAGCGACGGGCAACGCGAACACGACCTGGATATCGCCCGGGTCAACATCGCCGGGGAACTGATGGACCTGGCCGCCGGCGGGGTACTGGAGGAGGAAGCCGACCCCATCGAAATCTCCAACCTGCTCATTAAGCGTTATCGCGCCCTGTGGGAGGAACTCACCGGCGTGGAGCGCTTCGAGGAGGGCGACCGGTGGCGGGTGGAGGAGCGCATGCGTCGCCTCAACCAACTCGGTTTCGATGTCGACGAACTCGCCATCAGCACCGATGTCGACGGCGCCACCATCCAGATCCAGCCCAAGGTCGTCGACGCCGGCCACCACAGCCGCCGGTTGATGCGCCTGACCGGGTTGGACGTACAAGAGAACCAAGCCCGACGCATCCTCAACGACCTGGACGCCTTCCGGGCCAGCGAGGCGCGCGAGGGCGACACCGAAGAGATGGTGGCGCACGAGTGGATGGCCCGGGTGTACGAACCCGTGGTAACCAACATCCCCGAGGAGATGCGCGCCAAACTGGAAGCGGCTGAGGTCTTCCACGAGGTGTTGGAACACCGCTGGTACCTCTCGGAACGCAGCGGACACGACGTGCGAACCCAGTGGGCCTTCGCCGACTATCTGCACCACGTCCTACCGGAGAAGCCCG
Protein-coding regions in this window:
- a CDS encoding DUF4032 domain-containing protein, with translation MPLQITTSKPSPALLDLPWSTPLAEWDNHHLAAFPRGISRHVVRFVKFQGKVLAVKEIREDLAQREYQMLRNLRRLEMPSVKPYGVISGRSTPDGEPLDACLLTRHLQFSLPYRAVFSQRLRPDTATRLLDALAVLLVRLHLAGFWWGDVSLSNTLFRRDAGAFAAYLVDAETGQLNPGLSDGQREHDLDIARVNIAGELMDLAAGGVLEEEADPIEISNLLIKRYRALWEELTGVERFEEGDRWRVEERMRRLNQLGFDVDELAISTDVDGATIQIQPKVVDAGHHSRRLMRLTGLDVQENQARRILNDLDAFRASEAREGDTEEMVAHEWMARVYEPVVTNIPEEMRAKLEAAEVFHEVLEHRWYLSERSGHDVRTQWAFADYLHHVLPEKPDEKSIVGVDTIEMPVIAMFDD